The following proteins are encoded in a genomic region of Corynebacterium atypicum:
- a CDS encoding MerR family transcriptional regulator yields the protein MSRNDEPIQQSLFDVGQSEEVGYRVPIACQVAGITYRQLDYWARTDLVKPSIRGAKGSGSQRLYSFRDILVLKIVKRLLDTGISLQNIRLVVESLRDRGVDDIAQITLVSDGSTVYECRSNDEVIDLLGGGQGVFGIAVPGIMRELSGTIQAFPSEMVGEDEATVIGVDELAARRKARRSS from the coding sequence TTGACGTCGGTCAAAGCGAGGAGGTTGGCTACCGGGTTCCTATCGCCTGCCAGGTCGCCGGAATCACGTACCGCCAGCTGGACTACTGGGCGCGAACCGACCTGGTCAAGCCCTCAATCCGGGGCGCTAAGGGCTCCGGCTCGCAGCGCCTGTACTCCTTCCGCGACATTCTGGTTCTCAAGATCGTCAAGCGGCTTCTGGATACCGGGATCTCTCTGCAGAACATCCGCCTTGTCGTGGAGAGCCTCCGGGACCGCGGTGTGGATGACATTGCACAAATCACCTTGGTGTCTGACGGCTCGACCGTTTACGAGTGCCGCTCCAACGACGAGGTGATCGACCTCTTGGGCGGCGGACAGGGCGTGTTCGGTATCGCCGTGCCGGGAATTATGCGGGAGCTGTCCGGCACGATCCAGGCATTCCCGTCCGAGATGGTCGGCGAAGACGAGGCCACCGTAATCGGTGTGGACGAGTTGGCGGCCCGCCGGAAGGCGCGCCGGAGCTCCTAG